A window of the Dyadobacter pollutisoli genome harbors these coding sequences:
- a CDS encoding helix-turn-helix domain-containing protein → MEKLAEFVKQKRKQAQLTQEDLASRAGVALTVVRKIEQDKGNLNLERVNQVLKMFGHELAPVNSRELNAESQNLRP, encoded by the coding sequence ATGGAAAAGCTCGCGGAATTCGTAAAACAAAAAAGGAAACAGGCGCAGTTGACCCAGGAAGATCTGGCGTCCCGGGCCGGAGTTGCACTTACGGTGGTCCGAAAGATCGAGCAGGATAAAGGTAATCTGAATCTGGAAAGGGTGAACCAGGTATTAAAGATGTTCGGACATGAACTTGCGCCAGTAAACAGCAGGGAATTGAATGCTGAAAGCCAAAACTTACGACCATGA
- a CDS encoding SDR family NAD(P)-dependent oxidoreductase, with product MIIVTGGYAGIGLETVKTFVNAGAKVVVPARDIAKAAKNLEGIQNVTIEAMDLMDPASIDAFAAKFLLTESPLHMLVNNAGIMWVPLQRDTRGYESQLATNHLGHFQLTARLWPALKKAGSARVISVSSYGHQMAPFDFEDPNFKHRDYDTLAGYGQSKTANNLFAVELDRHGKKFGVRAFSVHPGSVNGTDLGRVAPMDLFKQMGTHDADGNLFPEVAQKLKTIPQGAATTVWCATSPQLANTGGLYCENTEVAEVDLGNIAHHYDEPLTLRGVQPYSIDTEDAKRLWTLSEDLTGVQFGVN from the coding sequence ATGATCATCGTAACCGGCGGATATGCCGGAATCGGGTTAGAAACGGTGAAGACCTTCGTGAATGCAGGAGCCAAAGTGGTGGTACCTGCACGAGACATTGCCAAAGCTGCAAAAAACCTGGAAGGTATTCAAAACGTCACTATCGAAGCAATGGATTTAATGGATCCCGCTTCCATTGATGCATTTGCTGCAAAATTCCTTCTTACCGAAAGTCCGCTGCACATGCTGGTCAACAATGCTGGGATCATGTGGGTGCCATTGCAGCGGGATACTCGCGGTTACGAATCGCAGCTGGCGACCAACCATCTCGGGCATTTTCAACTGACGGCGAGACTTTGGCCGGCATTGAAAAAAGCGGGCAGTGCCAGGGTGATCAGCGTGTCGTCCTATGGCCACCAAATGGCTCCATTTGATTTTGAAGATCCCAACTTCAAACACCGCGATTATGATACGCTGGCAGGGTATGGACAGTCCAAAACGGCTAATAATCTTTTCGCAGTGGAACTCGACCGGCACGGTAAAAAATTTGGTGTTCGTGCCTTTTCCGTCCATCCAGGCTCTGTTAATGGAACTGATCTGGGGCGTGTTGCCCCGATGGACCTTTTTAAGCAAATGGGCACGCACGATGCAGACGGGAATCTGTTTCCCGAGGTAGCCCAAAAATTAAAGACAATTCCTCAGGGTGCTGCCACAACGGTGTGGTGTGCAACAAGCCCTCAGCTTGCTAATACGGGAGGCTTGTATTGTGAGAATACCGAGGTAGCGGAGGTAGATCTCGGGAACATTGCGCATCATTACGACGAACCGCTTACACTACGCGGTGTGCAGCCTTACTCGATTGATACAGAGGACGCAAAGCGACTTTGGACATTGAGTGAAGATTTGACCGGTGTGCAGTTTGGTGTAAATTAG
- a CDS encoding helix-turn-helix domain-containing protein, with protein sequence MGYQSQYIHPDLKLSRFEDTFYKADVLFEQHLLVWLISGETKIVHGDQTFWFGAGDILLFSRNQLVTVINYPKDGLQHQSAVMHLGKKRLTDFYSRNKVEVRQVQPPRFRTFEKHPLLKSILHSLIPYFELKEPLPESIASIKIEEAITILRTIDPNIDHLLANFDEPGKISLTDFMEQNYMFNMSMDKFGYMTGRSLTTFKRDFKKTFQTTPQKWLTEKRLELAHYHIRERKRKPSDVYLEVGFENLSHFGYAFKRRFGYAPTEIVGR encoded by the coding sequence GTGGGATATCAATCGCAGTACATTCATCCGGATTTGAAGCTGTCACGCTTCGAAGATACGTTTTACAAGGCTGACGTGCTTTTTGAGCAGCATTTACTGGTATGGCTGATTTCAGGGGAAACGAAGATCGTGCATGGTGACCAGACCTTTTGGTTTGGTGCCGGGGATATCCTGCTGTTCTCAAGGAACCAACTGGTTACCGTCATTAATTACCCGAAAGACGGCTTGCAGCACCAGTCGGCTGTAATGCATCTCGGCAAGAAGCGGTTGACTGATTTTTATAGTAGAAATAAGGTCGAGGTCAGGCAAGTGCAGCCACCCAGGTTCCGCACATTTGAAAAGCATCCACTTCTGAAAAGCATTCTGCATTCGCTGATTCCCTATTTTGAACTGAAAGAGCCGTTGCCCGAAAGCATTGCCTCGATAAAAATAGAAGAGGCCATTACCATTCTGCGTACGATCGACCCCAATATTGATCATTTGCTCGCGAATTTTGACGAGCCGGGCAAGATCAGTCTTACGGATTTCATGGAACAAAATTATATGTTCAACATGTCGATGGATAAATTCGGCTACATGACGGGCCGCAGTCTGACGACGTTTAAACGTGATTTTAAAAAGACTTTTCAAACCACACCTCAAAAGTGGCTTACAGAAAAGCGACTGGAACTTGCCCACTACCATATCCGGGAAAGGAAGCGAAAACCATCCGATGTATATCTGGAAGTTGGTTTTGAAAACCTGTCCCATTTTGGGTACGCGTTTAAACGCCGGTTTGGTTATGCTCCAACGGAAATAGTTGGGCGTTAG
- a CDS encoding AAA family ATPase, which translates to MIIEFSLANFRSFHSGQTVSFRATGLTSEADEKNILYVDERNKFLKIVGVYGANASGKSNLIRGLSFMQEMVDSSLESESVIGWGFRPYRLAANFENNDGYFQIVLLLDGKKYRYGFTISDDLLIESEWLFGPAKKNETYYFKRKGRNIDINDDFFSEGQNLPKDKLRDQTLFLTFVASYNGSVSKLIKDFVSDKISIDSSQPTLKKINSPGPTTERNRELTDQLVNSGQKQVVINWMKQAGLYFSDVSVEKMQLSKNFTFNRIKLQKNVFDDKGDVIGSVEMDLESDESEGTQKFYSYIGDLYERFQNGGIFVSDEIDSNFHPSLLRQIICLFQDPSINRAGAQLFFTSHNTSLMNPNYMRRDQFYFTEKSIFDETRVYSLADLKGIRNHADFAQQYLSGFYGALPQLGSFLSNQKA; encoded by the coding sequence ATGATTATCGAATTTAGTTTGGCAAACTTCCGCTCGTTCCACTCCGGACAAACAGTCAGTTTTAGAGCGACTGGACTAACTTCTGAGGCAGATGAAAAAAACATCCTATACGTAGATGAGCGAAATAAGTTCCTCAAAATCGTGGGCGTATACGGCGCAAATGCAAGCGGGAAATCAAACCTGATTAGAGGTTTGAGTTTTATGCAGGAAATGGTCGATTCTTCACTGGAATCAGAAAGTGTGATAGGTTGGGGATTTCGGCCTTATAGGCTAGCGGCAAATTTTGAAAACAATGACGGATACTTTCAAATTGTATTATTATTAGATGGTAAAAAATATCGGTATGGGTTTACAATCAGTGACGACTTACTGATTGAAAGCGAATGGCTCTTTGGTCCAGCCAAGAAGAATGAAACTTATTACTTTAAGAGAAAAGGAAGAAATATCGATATCAACGATGATTTTTTTTCCGAAGGGCAAAATCTTCCAAAAGATAAATTAAGAGATCAAACTCTATTTCTGACTTTCGTAGCATCTTATAATGGTTCAGTTTCGAAGTTGATCAAAGACTTTGTATCCGACAAGATTTCAATTGATAGCTCCCAACCGACATTAAAAAAAATAAACTCCCCTGGCCCGACAACTGAAAGGAATAGGGAACTAACCGATCAACTAGTAAATTCCGGGCAAAAACAGGTTGTGATTAACTGGATGAAACAAGCGGGGCTGTATTTTAGTGATGTTTCCGTAGAAAAAATGCAACTTTCAAAAAACTTTACATTCAACCGGATCAAGTTACAGAAAAATGTCTTCGATGATAAGGGAGATGTTATAGGTTCTGTCGAGATGGATTTAGAATCTGACGAGTCGGAAGGGACCCAAAAGTTTTATTCTTACATCGGAGATCTTTATGAACGATTTCAAAATGGTGGAATTTTTGTTTCTGATGAAATTGATAGCAATTTTCACCCGTCTCTTTTAAGACAAATAATCTGCCTATTTCAAGACCCCTCAATAAACCGGGCTGGTGCTCAATTGTTTTTTACCAGCCATAATACAAGTCTGATGAATCCAAATTACATGCGTCGTGATCAGTTTTATTTCACTGAGAAAAGCATATTTGATGAGACCCGTGTCTATTCTCTTGCCGATTTGAAAGGAATAAGAAATCATGCCGATTTTGCACAACAATATCTGAGTGGATTCTATGGTGCTCTTCCGCAACTTGGAAGCTTCTTATCTAACCAAAAAGCATAA
- a CDS encoding type II toxin-antitoxin system HicB family antitoxin, whose protein sequence is MEKSKMINSLYYDGYTASIHYSPADEVFFGKVIGVNDLVTFEGTSVEELKQGMKEAVGDYIETCRALGKSPDKLYKGVFNVRVSSDLHKKISLLASQYDVTLNDFVKSVLQYASSHQELGAEVFGER, encoded by the coding sequence ATGGAAAAATCAAAAATGATTAACTCGCTGTATTACGACGGATACACTGCAAGCATACATTATAGTCCTGCCGACGAGGTTTTCTTCGGTAAGGTAATCGGTGTCAACGATTTGGTGACTTTTGAGGGAACTTCTGTCGAAGAACTAAAACAGGGAATGAAGGAAGCCGTCGGCGATTATATTGAGACATGTCGGGCATTGGGTAAGTCGCCAGACAAGCTTTATAAAGGCGTTTTCAATGTACGCGTTTCGTCAGATCTTCACAAAAAGATCTCCCTTCTCGCGTCACAGTATGATGTAACGCTCAATGATTTCGTGAAGTCGGTTTTGCAATATGCGTCATCGCATCAGGAATTGGGGGCGGAGGTGTTTGGGGAGAGATAG
- the dinD gene encoding DNA damage-inducible protein D, whose protein sequence is MEISVITQLSKTFEEAAYEQDGIEYWLARELQVLLGYNEWRNFTNAVEKAKESCKSTSESVSDHFVDVNKMVSIGSGAAREQHDIMLTRYACYLIAQNGDPKKEQIAFAQSYFAIQTRKQELLEERIRLMERLQAREKLAVTESQLSKNIFERGVDSKGFANIRSKGDSALFGGHNTSEMKRKLGIAENRPLADFLPTITISAKQLAAEITNFNVNKNDLHGETKIADEHVQNNGDVRMLLEKSGIKPEDLPAEEDIKKLERRVKSSDKASVKKKLGAGGKI, encoded by the coding sequence ATGGAAATTTCGGTGATAACTCAGCTGAGTAAAACCTTCGAAGAAGCAGCCTACGAACAAGACGGCATCGAATATTGGCTGGCCCGTGAGCTACAAGTTTTGCTAGGTTATAATGAATGGCGGAATTTTACCAATGCAGTTGAAAAAGCGAAGGAAAGTTGCAAAAGTACGTCTGAGAGCGTCTCAGACCATTTTGTTGACGTCAACAAAATGGTCTCGATTGGCTCCGGCGCCGCAAGAGAACAGCACGATATCATGCTGACAAGGTATGCCTGTTACCTTATCGCTCAGAACGGTGATCCAAAGAAAGAGCAAATTGCATTTGCGCAAAGCTACTTCGCGATACAAACGCGTAAACAGGAGTTACTCGAAGAGCGGATACGGCTCATGGAGCGTTTGCAAGCCAGGGAGAAATTGGCAGTCACTGAATCACAATTATCGAAGAACATTTTTGAAAGAGGCGTTGACAGTAAAGGCTTTGCGAATATCAGGAGCAAAGGAGATAGTGCGTTGTTTGGAGGTCACAACACCAGCGAAATGAAACGGAAACTTGGAATCGCTGAAAATCGCCCGCTTGCTGATTTTCTGCCGACTATCACCATTTCGGCGAAACAACTGGCAGCCGAAATCACCAATTTTAATGTCAATAAAAATGATCTTCACGGCGAAACTAAAATCGCTGACGAACACGTGCAGAACAATGGTGACGTAAGAATGCTCCTTGAAAAAAGTGGCATTAAGCCAGAAGATTTGCCCGCTGAAGAAGACATTAAAAAATTGGAACGTCGGGTGAAATCCAGTGACAAGGCTTCTGTAAAAAAGAAACTCGGTGCTGGCGGAAAAATCTAG
- a CDS encoding type II toxin-antitoxin system HicA family toxin — translation MSQIEKLLMRFLSKPKDLTWKELVSILEFFGYKELPSGKTGGSRRKFADSARRIISLHKPHPTQIVKMYVIEQVIANLKENGKIKND, via the coding sequence ATGAGCCAAATCGAGAAACTGCTAATGCGGTTCCTTAGCAAGCCCAAAGATCTCACATGGAAAGAACTAGTCTCGATACTCGAATTTTTTGGTTACAAAGAGTTGCCTTCCGGTAAAACTGGTGGATCGAGACGAAAGTTTGCAGACTCAGCTAGGCGGATTATCAGCTTGCACAAACCGCATCCAACCCAAATCGTTAAGATGTATGTGATAGAACAAGTTATTGCAAATCTCAAAGAAAATGGAAAAATCAAAAATGATTAA
- a CDS encoding DUF1080 domain-containing protein, protein MKRLVQILFILIAIQSFGQKKKEVAATKKVDYSVSITPEKWEFQEGKVTFADYKGMKAMKLAPNSGQVVLKDVIFKDGTIEYDIEPVAPEFAESVYFHRKDLKEQEIVYLRLGSVGNKLGNGGIQYTPYFDGVNMWDMYSEYQAPAMARAGEWNHFKLIVSGKRLQVFLNNAQKPVLDIPELEGSMSEGSIAFEGSSYIANVQVKPNQVENLSPLALPDLTDHDGYYLRKWALTAPQNLPDGNELSTKTMPQPELFTDSIAAERRGLVNLTRKYGFSKDRRVVWLKTKIVAKEAVKTDLQLGFSDEVWVFLNNQMILVDKNLFSQNMKKYPDGRISVLNTSAQMNLRKGENDLLIGVSNDFYGWGIMARLESGEGIAETDNISSIARLAKEISTLELEPYAGTYSSTEMTFKLTFAKKGKVLSAQVSGQEPVEMQTLGNHSFAYRAGNVIFEFIPDSKKVILRQGGDSKVFVRE, encoded by the coding sequence ATGAAAAGACTCGTTCAAATTCTGTTCATTCTGATCGCCATTCAAAGTTTTGGCCAAAAGAAAAAAGAAGTAGCCGCCACTAAAAAAGTAGATTACTCAGTTTCCATAACACCTGAAAAATGGGAGTTTCAGGAAGGTAAGGTCACATTTGCCGACTACAAGGGAATGAAAGCGATGAAACTTGCTCCTAATTCCGGGCAGGTGGTGCTGAAAGATGTGATCTTCAAAGATGGCACCATTGAGTACGACATTGAACCTGTCGCCCCTGAGTTTGCAGAATCTGTTTATTTTCACAGGAAAGACCTGAAGGAGCAGGAGATTGTGTATTTGCGGTTAGGATCGGTGGGTAACAAACTCGGGAATGGCGGTATCCAGTATACGCCCTATTTTGATGGCGTCAATATGTGGGATATGTACTCGGAATACCAGGCTCCTGCGATGGCTAGGGCGGGCGAATGGAACCACTTTAAGCTCATCGTTTCTGGAAAACGGCTGCAAGTATTTCTGAACAATGCACAGAAACCTGTTCTGGATATTCCTGAATTGGAAGGGTCAATGTCAGAAGGCAGCATTGCTTTTGAAGGATCATCTTACATTGCGAATGTACAAGTAAAGCCCAATCAGGTTGAAAATCTCAGCCCGCTCGCATTGCCGGACCTGACTGATCACGATGGCTACTATCTCAGGAAATGGGCATTAACCGCGCCGCAAAATCTTCCAGACGGAAATGAATTGTCAACCAAAACTATGCCTCAACCTGAGCTGTTTACAGACAGTATTGCAGCCGAACGGCGTGGGCTGGTCAATCTAACACGCAAGTATGGTTTCAGCAAGGACAGGAGGGTTGTTTGGTTAAAAACGAAGATAGTAGCAAAGGAAGCTGTCAAAACCGATTTACAATTGGGTTTCAGCGACGAGGTATGGGTATTTTTGAACAATCAAATGATCCTGGTCGACAAAAATCTGTTTTCACAAAATATGAAAAAGTATCCGGATGGAAGGATTTCGGTACTGAATACAAGCGCACAAATGAATCTGCGAAAAGGGGAAAACGATTTGTTAATAGGCGTGTCCAATGACTTTTACGGCTGGGGAATTATGGCGCGGCTTGAATCCGGGGAAGGTATTGCCGAAACCGACAATATTTCAAGCATCGCCCGGCTTGCAAAAGAGATTTCGACATTGGAATTAGAGCCGTACGCCGGGACATACAGCAGCACCGAAATGACATTCAAACTTACTTTTGCGAAAAAAGGAAAAGTGCTGTCCGCTCAGGTGTCCGGCCAGGAACCAGTGGAAATGCAAACGCTGGGCAACCACAGCTTCGCCTACCGGGCAGGCAATGTGATTTTTGAATTCATTCCTGACAGCAAAAAGGTGATCCTGCGGCAGGGAGGAGATAGTAAGGTTTTTGTAAGGGAATAG
- a CDS encoding FKBP-type peptidyl-prolyl cis-trans isomerase has product MRTTPSGLQYTILKKGSGPKAETGKEILLFETTSYRNGTVLYSNENSTSPVKVLIGGNQATQAVDEALVGMRAGEIKKIIAPPYLVKRKDYPENVHPDSTLVIKMILHKIL; this is encoded by the coding sequence ATGAGAACCACTCCCTCCGGACTACAATATACGATCCTCAAAAAAGGAAGTGGCCCCAAAGCAGAGACCGGGAAGGAAATTTTGCTTTTCGAGACTACCAGCTATCGGAACGGAACCGTGCTTTATTCAAATGAAAACTCTACTTCGCCGGTGAAGGTGCTAATTGGCGGTAATCAAGCCACTCAGGCCGTTGACGAGGCTCTTGTAGGAATGAGGGCGGGCGAAATCAAAAAGATTATCGCCCCACCCTATTTGGTAAAAAGGAAAGATTACCCGGAAAACGTACATCCTGATTCAACACTGGTCATCAAGATGATTTTACATAAGATTTTGTAA